A part of Paenibacillus sp. IHBB 10380 genomic DNA contains:
- a CDS encoding BrxA/BrxB family bacilliredoxin yields MSMSFDRYMKDMVQPMRDELTSLGIQELTTAEEVENNLPNSKGTALVVINSVCGCAAGQCRPGVAMSLDNAVVPDHLYTVFAGQDKEATAKAREYFAPYPPSSPSIALMKDGQLVHFIERHQVEDRSAQDIADELSEAFNRLCQ; encoded by the coding sequence ATGTCTATGTCTTTTGATCGATATATGAAAGATATGGTTCAACCGATGCGGGATGAACTGACAAGTTTAGGAATTCAAGAGTTGACAACAGCGGAAGAGGTAGAGAATAACTTACCAAATTCCAAAGGTACAGCGTTGGTTGTTATCAACTCCGTATGCGGTTGTGCTGCGGGCCAGTGTCGTCCTGGAGTCGCTATGTCGCTTGATAATGCGGTAGTCCCTGATCATTTGTACACTGTATTTGCTGGACAGGACAAAGAAGCGACTGCTAAAGCACGTGAGTATTTCGCGCCGTATCCTCCATCTTCACCTTCCATTGCTTTGATGAAAGATGGACAGCTTGTCCACTTCATCGAACGCCATCAGGTAGAGGATCGTTCGGCACAAGATATTGCCGATGAACTCTCGGAGGCATTTAATCGTTTGTGTCAGTAA
- a CDS encoding ABC transporter ATP-binding protein: MNLLINDLEQENVLDVCIEHAGYEQGTPSISNISFRVKRGELLGIIGPNGAGKSTTIKAVMGLLKHAKTSVSIAGDSGKYAYVPEQPVFYEDLTLWEHLDLAAAAYGLEYDSFTRYADELLTRFGMSAVRDLLPGGFSKGMKQKMMLMIGFLGHPDVYIVDEPFIGLDPRATKDFLSLLEEERKRGAGVLMSTHVLDTAEKICDTFIMISGGEMVAQGTLEDIRLAAEQPGASLFDCFDVMTS, encoded by the coding sequence ATGAATCTACTCATAAATGATCTGGAACAAGAGAACGTACTGGATGTGTGTATAGAACATGCGGGTTATGAACAAGGGACACCCTCTATATCGAATATTTCTTTTCGGGTGAAAAGAGGGGAGCTTCTTGGTATTATTGGGCCTAACGGTGCGGGGAAGAGTACCACCATTAAGGCAGTCATGGGACTTCTTAAGCATGCCAAGACTTCTGTAAGTATCGCAGGAGATTCAGGGAAGTATGCTTACGTACCGGAGCAGCCTGTATTTTATGAAGATCTAACGTTGTGGGAGCATTTGGATCTCGCAGCAGCTGCGTATGGTTTAGAGTATGACTCTTTTACTAGATATGCTGATGAGCTACTTACACGTTTTGGAATGAGTGCAGTACGTGATCTTCTGCCAGGCGGATTCTCCAAAGGTATGAAGCAAAAAATGATGTTAATGATCGGTTTCCTAGGGCACCCAGATGTATATATTGTCGATGAGCCTTTTATTGGTCTTGATCCTCGTGCAACGAAAGATTTCCTTAGCTTGCTAGAAGAGGAAAGAAAGCGTGGGGCGGGTGTTCTAATGTCAACTCATGTACTAGATACTGCTGAGAAGATATGTGATACCTTCATTATGATTTCTGGTGGTGAAATGGTAGCTCAAGGCACATTAGAAGATATTCGTCTGGCTGCAGAGCAGCCAGGAGCATCCTTGTTTGACTGTTTTGATGTTATGACTAGCTGA
- a CDS encoding ATP-binding protein — MKEGFYIYYEYKNILLQVLISISFALLFPLVYRFLRSRLNQQRLNSKGFILIIVWCGAISLVVCSIFASRLFDLVPLNLGLIPLFIAILYGGYKWGIFLVSLNMVCYFVFDDHITSINFLLHTGILVYPFLFHLSPYFLKDPLLGKTKKLGVSLLIAMTLIILSPLVDGYDISMLEIEQFAIGLSYVVIATLCGIMVLHVIEFTFEKWLLREQLDGISEKYILGEEKLQQVMDISPICMVSVDRDGLVTSINDRMMTLYQVRNPELKKSDVLGHPIRLFIDPLEEEHVSYRISQALQGVKVDQELVKSDSRISYMSTSPLTNSYTKEILGAVMITQDITELERLRSELGNVERLSLVGQMAASITHEIRNPMSVVRGFLQLMKEKSPSSLDHYYRIVMEELDRANSIIDDFLSLAQNRVSEKEECHIDRIINDLSPLLWADANLRGQTIELRLDDTAPKLMLNAKEIKQLILNLARNGMEAMGEKGQLMLRTKATATGVELIVQDNGSGIPKSKQDKLFTPFFSTKEKGTGLGLSLCLTIVERHKGKIILDSEEGIGTTIIVNFPASYLPKENEHVI, encoded by the coding sequence GTGAAGGAGGGATTTTATATTTATTATGAATATAAGAACATCTTGTTGCAGGTGTTAATTTCTATCTCATTTGCGCTTCTATTCCCACTCGTGTATCGATTTCTTAGATCTCGACTGAATCAGCAGCGATTGAACTCTAAAGGGTTTATTCTGATTATTGTGTGGTGCGGCGCAATCTCTTTAGTTGTTTGTTCCATATTTGCATCGAGATTATTTGATCTTGTCCCACTGAATCTTGGTCTTATCCCGCTCTTCATTGCTATTCTTTATGGAGGTTACAAGTGGGGGATTTTTTTAGTGTCCCTCAATATGGTTTGTTATTTTGTATTTGATGATCATATTACGAGTATCAATTTTTTGCTTCATACAGGAATCTTAGTATATCCCTTTCTTTTTCACCTTTCTCCTTATTTTTTGAAAGACCCTCTTTTAGGTAAAACCAAAAAACTAGGAGTAAGCTTACTCATAGCGATGACGCTCATTATATTATCCCCTTTAGTCGATGGATATGATATTAGTATGCTTGAGATAGAACAATTTGCAATTGGTTTATCTTATGTTGTTATTGCCACTTTATGTGGCATTATGGTGCTACATGTTATTGAGTTTACGTTTGAAAAGTGGCTTCTTAGGGAGCAGCTTGATGGGATATCGGAGAAATATATACTTGGAGAAGAAAAGCTTCAACAAGTTATGGATATTTCTCCGATATGCATGGTTTCTGTGGATCGTGATGGACTTGTCACGAGTATCAACGATCGGATGATGACATTATATCAGGTGCGGAATCCGGAGCTTAAGAAATCAGATGTGCTTGGACATCCTATTCGTTTATTTATAGATCCACTAGAAGAGGAGCATGTTAGTTATCGGATTTCACAAGCTCTGCAAGGGGTAAAGGTAGATCAAGAACTTGTTAAAAGTGATTCTCGTATTAGCTATATGAGCACATCGCCACTGACGAACTCCTATACAAAGGAAATATTAGGGGCAGTTATGATTACTCAGGATATTACAGAGCTAGAAAGATTGCGTAGTGAGCTTGGAAATGTAGAAAGACTAAGTCTAGTAGGACAAATGGCTGCGAGCATTACCCACGAAATTCGTAATCCAATGTCTGTTGTACGTGGCTTCCTACAATTGATGAAAGAGAAGAGTCCTAGCTCACTAGATCATTATTACCGTATTGTTATGGAAGAACTCGATAGGGCTAATAGTATTATTGACGATTTCTTATCGCTCGCACAGAATAGGGTGTCTGAGAAAGAAGAATGCCATATCGACAGGATCATTAATGATCTGAGTCCTTTATTATGGGCAGATGCTAATTTACGAGGTCAGACGATTGAGCTCAGGCTCGATGATACAGCGCCAAAGCTTATGTTGAATGCGAAGGAAATTAAGCAATTAATTCTTAACTTAGCGCGTAATGGCATGGAAGCCATGGGGGAGAAGGGACAACTTATGTTACGGACCAAGGCAACAGCAACAGGTGTGGAATTGATTGTACAAGATAATGGTTCTGGAATTCCTAAAAGTAAGCAGGATAAATTATTCACCCCTTTCTTCTCAACCAAAGAGAAGGGCACAGGACTCGGATTATCTCTATGCCTTACAATCGTGGAACGTCATAAAGGGAAAATCATTTTGGATTCGGAGGAAGGAATTGGAACCACAATCATTGTTAATTTTCCTGCTTCCTATTTACCTAAAGAAAATGAACATGTGATTTAA
- the nadE gene encoding ammonia-dependent NAD(+) synthetase: protein MSLQEEIIADLGVKPSIHVESEVNNRVAFLKEYVKNAGATGLLIAISGGIDSAVVAGLCKRATDELSQETGKDYMTLGVFQPYGSQSDIEHSYAVAKAFELKHVVETNIEDAVNEVALEVEQGFKVLGIHRHMSHKGKGNVMARTRMVMQYALSFELNLIVVGTDHASEAITGFYTKWGDGAVDVTPMSSLNKRQVRQIAAYIGVPQSILDKAPSAGLWEGQTDEAELGITYDENSDYLEGKEVAPATKERLESYYAKTAHKRNAIPGI from the coding sequence ATGAGTTTACAAGAAGAAATTATTGCAGATTTAGGTGTTAAACCGTCTATTCATGTGGAATCTGAAGTAAACAACAGAGTGGCCTTTCTGAAGGAATATGTAAAAAATGCGGGTGCAACGGGTCTACTAATAGCGATTAGTGGGGGCATTGACAGTGCCGTTGTAGCTGGATTATGTAAGCGGGCAACAGATGAATTGTCACAAGAAACAGGCAAGGACTATATGACACTAGGTGTATTCCAACCTTATGGATCACAATCGGATATTGAGCATAGTTATGCTGTCGCCAAAGCCTTTGAGCTTAAGCATGTGGTGGAGACCAATATTGAAGATGCTGTGAATGAAGTGGCATTGGAGGTTGAGCAGGGCTTCAAAGTTCTAGGTATACACCGCCATATGAGCCATAAGGGCAAAGGGAATGTGATGGCAAGAACACGGATGGTTATGCAGTATGCGCTATCCTTTGAATTGAATCTGATTGTAGTGGGTACGGATCATGCTTCTGAAGCCATTACAGGCTTCTATACCAAATGGGGCGACGGAGCAGTAGATGTGACGCCTATGAGCTCTTTGAACAAAAGACAAGTGCGTCAGATCGCTGCTTACATAGGCGTACCGCAGTCTATTCTAGATAAGGCACCTTCCGCAGGTCTTTGGGAAGGTCAGACAGATGAAGCTGAGTTAGGGATTACTTACGATGAGAATAGTGATTACCTTGAAGGTAAAGAGGTCGCTCCAGCAACGAAAGAGCGTCTTGAGAGCTACTATGCCAAAACCGCTCATAAGCGTAATGCGATTCCTGGAATTTAA
- a CDS encoding MFS transporter, giving the protein MDHSSMSVSLEPGPSPSIPLSRNRPYVLLMAAQLVSNLGDWLHILALLTLVGFKWNATPWQITAVSLCMALPMLLGGPIAGYISDKFNRKHLMISSDIVRAVVVTGLIFVESLWQVYVILIFKGLMDVLFSPAKNGKIKEIIATEDMGRAVAFSSSIEQITKIVGPALGGLLVALVGLKYCFLIDAGSFLLSAVILLGVPGHRMVSDEQFEGQGSDSGQKKPSFWQELSAGVTHIVGMPLLLCGLVVLMAVLLVLQIADSQTVTLFRNIPGVSENLLGWCIGASGLGTLLAALLVGRVKWQPLVKMGVGAALMGFVFAVAAIVTLWSEAGEVFIFTTLFTSFFLAGFGVGFAFIPFQTLLQLRTPSTLTGRVFGTVNSLTSVAVIMGPVFGGALVTAYGPVPAFIVSGSLMVTMGLIVLLLRKWIQRQDQQVMPAMDVAKYVT; this is encoded by the coding sequence ATGGATCATTCTAGTATGAGTGTAAGCCTAGAACCAGGCCCAAGCCCAAGTATTCCGCTTTCTCGCAACCGTCCCTATGTATTATTGATGGCAGCGCAGCTCGTTTCTAATTTAGGAGACTGGCTACATATTCTTGCATTACTGACTCTGGTAGGGTTCAAATGGAATGCTACACCGTGGCAAATTACGGCAGTCTCCCTATGTATGGCATTGCCAATGCTGCTTGGAGGACCTATTGCAGGTTACATAAGTGACAAATTTAATCGTAAACACTTGATGATCAGCTCAGATATAGTTCGGGCTGTCGTTGTCACTGGATTGATCTTTGTTGAATCGTTATGGCAGGTGTATGTGATATTGATCTTTAAGGGACTGATGGATGTTTTGTTCTCTCCAGCAAAAAATGGTAAAATCAAAGAAATTATTGCAACCGAGGATATGGGAAGAGCCGTCGCTTTCAGTTCGAGTATAGAACAGATTACGAAAATTGTAGGGCCTGCACTCGGAGGGTTATTAGTCGCTTTAGTAGGTCTGAAATATTGTTTCTTAATTGATGCTGGCTCCTTCTTGTTATCTGCTGTGATCTTGCTCGGTGTTCCGGGACATCGTATGGTGTCTGATGAACAATTTGAGGGCCAAGGATCAGATTCAGGACAAAAAAAACCTTCATTTTGGCAAGAATTAAGTGCTGGTGTTACCCATATTGTAGGAATGCCACTGCTGCTTTGTGGGCTCGTTGTGCTGATGGCAGTGTTGCTTGTGCTTCAGATTGCAGATTCACAGACCGTAACCTTGTTTAGAAATATTCCCGGTGTTTCAGAGAATCTTCTGGGGTGGTGTATAGGGGCAAGTGGACTAGGTACCTTGCTGGCAGCGTTGCTCGTGGGCCGGGTGAAATGGCAGCCACTGGTCAAGATGGGTGTAGGAGCTGCGTTGATGGGATTCGTGTTTGCTGTTGCGGCTATCGTAACGTTGTGGAGTGAAGCAGGAGAGGTCTTTATATTTACGACACTATTCACTTCATTCTTCCTTGCGGGATTCGGGGTCGGATTTGCGTTCATTCCTTTTCAGACACTACTACAGCTACGGACACCATCCACATTGACGGGTAGAGTGTTCGGAACGGTTAACAGTTTGACGAGCGTTGCTGTCATTATGGGACCTGTGTTCGGAGGAGCGTTAGTGACAGCCTATGGACCTGTTCCAGCGTTTATTGTATCGGGTTCACTGATGGTGACGATGGGCTTAATCGTTCTTTTATTAAGGAAATGGATTCAGAGGCAGGATCAACAAGTTATGCCTGCTATGGATGTGGCTAAATACGTAACCTGA
- a CDS encoding BaiN/RdsA family NAD(P)/FAD-dependent oxidoreductase, with protein sequence MTYNVIIIGGGSAGLMAAVSASQHGAKVLLVEKGNKLGRKLGISGGGRCNVTNAKELDELIKHIPGNGRFLHSALATFSNRDIMAFFEDLGIRLKEEDNGRMFPITDKAKTVVDALITKVRSQGVEIRLQCPVDKVLYKDGLVQGIKLRSGEVIKSHNVIIAVGGKSVPQTGSEGDGYVWAEQAGHTITDLYPTEVALTSNEPFIQNKELQGLSLRNISLSVWNPKNKKVIEHQGDMIFTHFGISGPTALRCSQFVVKSIKQYKTKTVALTLDLFPDKTADQVSQETLILLKDEAKKAVKNALKGYIPDRLIPRFLLKAGIEEDLTFDHIPKLQLTELTKLIKSFPISIDGTLSIKEAFVTGGGVNLKEINPKTMESKLMPGLFFCGEVMDIHGYTGGYNITAAFTTGYTAGKNASTVSETSY encoded by the coding sequence TTGACATATAACGTAATCATTATTGGCGGTGGTTCTGCTGGTCTCATGGCAGCAGTATCAGCAAGTCAACACGGAGCTAAAGTACTTCTAGTGGAAAAGGGAAATAAGCTGGGGCGTAAATTGGGGATTTCTGGCGGCGGTCGTTGCAACGTTACCAACGCAAAGGAACTCGATGAATTAATAAAACATATACCGGGCAATGGTCGCTTTCTGCACAGTGCATTAGCTACTTTTAGCAACCGAGATATTATGGCTTTTTTTGAGGACTTGGGGATTAGACTAAAGGAAGAAGATAACGGGAGAATGTTTCCTATCACAGATAAGGCTAAGACCGTTGTCGATGCTCTCATTACCAAAGTTCGCTCACAAGGAGTTGAGATACGACTTCAATGTCCTGTGGATAAAGTACTATATAAAGATGGTCTTGTACAAGGTATTAAATTACGTTCTGGGGAAGTCATCAAAAGTCATAACGTCATTATCGCTGTAGGTGGTAAATCTGTTCCACAAACAGGATCAGAAGGGGATGGATATGTATGGGCTGAACAAGCTGGGCATACCATTACGGATCTATACCCTACTGAAGTAGCTCTAACTTCGAACGAGCCCTTCATTCAGAATAAAGAATTGCAAGGATTATCCCTTAGAAATATCAGTCTTTCGGTCTGGAATCCTAAGAATAAAAAAGTAATCGAACATCAAGGAGATATGATTTTCACCCATTTTGGCATATCTGGACCTACGGCGCTAAGATGCAGCCAATTTGTTGTAAAGTCTATCAAACAATATAAAACCAAAACCGTAGCCCTTACTCTGGATCTTTTTCCAGATAAAACAGCAGACCAAGTGTCTCAAGAAACATTGATCCTTCTTAAAGATGAAGCTAAAAAAGCAGTTAAGAATGCGTTGAAGGGTTATATTCCTGATCGCCTTATCCCACGGTTCCTACTTAAAGCTGGAATCGAGGAAGATTTGACCTTTGACCATATCCCTAAACTGCAACTAACGGAACTCACCAAGTTGATCAAATCTTTTCCTATTTCAATAGATGGGACCCTCTCCATCAAAGAAGCATTCGTCACTGGTGGTGGGGTCAACTTGAAGGAGATTAACCCCAAAACGATGGAATCTAAGCTTATGCCAGGACTATTTTTTTGCGGCGAGGTGATGGATATTCATGGCTACACAGGAGGGTACAATATTACCGCTGCCTTCACGACTGGATATACCGCAGGTAAGAATGCCTCAACGGTATCCGAGACATCCTACTAG
- a CDS encoding ABC transporter permease — MTDSRTSYQIKTPDNLFWRRLKEYMKEQVTILRFVADWTVMLYILIPGILLGARLYYGLWVEDLPQWSLQVPSILFSSFMLLGIYSGGILLLVQEGDALFIRMHHRWMSGIILRGSLYSMAVILMKVVILFAIVSPFLVRILGMNTFELTSFLILSMATSWIVSWIRHFVTITFSGWRKRLLLICGIGIPCALYARVTILWIHQPFFMISTAVLLIVATLLFMKKRVHLQGTFMNDVQEDSKQRMKLTGFLLKQVVDKPMPTRTKPWIFRRSPYLYRSRSAEHRLAAAAVKAWFRNPKHVLLYLQFTGVSLLAIIVPPGMIKWFVLLAVSMMLVYWLFRYWIHFLYDEWVSLLPWSPEVALKAGMLAVRTMHLPYILVISTAFSLTLLGIGWGWMLILPLTLVMNRLSVYLFSFMNYSKG, encoded by the coding sequence ATGACAGATTCAAGGACATCTTATCAAATTAAAACACCGGACAATCTCTTTTGGCGGCGATTGAAGGAATATATGAAGGAACAAGTCACGATATTACGTTTTGTTGCTGACTGGACTGTGATGCTATATATATTGATCCCAGGAATTCTTCTTGGAGCTAGATTATACTATGGATTATGGGTGGAGGATCTTCCGCAGTGGAGTCTTCAGGTCCCCAGCATACTATTCTCATCATTTATGTTATTAGGGATATATAGTGGAGGTATTCTACTTTTGGTACAGGAAGGGGATGCCTTATTTATACGAATGCACCACCGCTGGATGTCAGGTATAATTCTTAGAGGATCTTTATATAGTATGGCTGTTATATTAATGAAGGTTGTCATCCTATTTGCAATCGTGTCTCCATTTCTAGTGCGGATTCTGGGTATGAATACATTTGAATTGACAAGTTTTCTGATATTATCTATGGCTACTAGCTGGATCGTATCTTGGATTCGTCATTTTGTGACTATTACATTCAGTGGATGGCGTAAACGGCTGCTATTGATTTGTGGAATAGGGATTCCTTGTGCGCTCTATGCTAGAGTAACCATCTTGTGGATACATCAACCCTTCTTCATGATCAGCACTGCTGTATTGTTAATTGTAGCCACTCTATTGTTTATGAAGAAGAGGGTGCATCTTCAGGGGACATTCATGAATGATGTGCAAGAAGATAGTAAACAACGGATGAAGTTAACGGGGTTTTTGCTTAAGCAAGTTGTAGACAAGCCCATGCCAACACGAACTAAACCATGGATTTTTCGGCGTTCCCCTTACCTCTATCGCTCACGTTCAGCAGAACATAGGTTAGCGGCGGCTGCGGTTAAGGCATGGTTTCGTAATCCGAAGCATGTATTACTTTATTTACAATTTACGGGTGTGAGTTTACTAGCGATCATTGTACCGCCCGGAATGATTAAATGGTTCGTACTCCTGGCGGTTTCAATGATGCTCGTTTATTGGCTTTTTCGTTATTGGATTCATTTTCTTTACGATGAGTGGGTGTCGTTATTACCATGGTCACCTGAAGTTGCCTTGAAGGCTGGAATGCTCGCGGTTCGCACCATGCATCTTCCATACATCCTTGTGATCTCAACAGCATTTTCCTTAACCTTACTGGGTATAGGGTGGGGCTGGATGCTCATACTTCCATTGACGTTAGTCATGAATCGACTCTCCGTCTATTTATTTAGTTTCATGAATTATTCAAAAGGCTAG
- the acpS gene encoding holo-ACP synthase yields MIYGIGHDILEIKRVERLLSGKLSEAFMIKVLTTKECELARNRGANKAEFVAGRFAAKEAITKAFGCGIGAIIGFHDIEILPDAWGKPWVQLSEEAWERLDLSGQIVDYAIHLSISHQREMASTYAIVEQLT; encoded by the coding sequence ATGATTTACGGAATTGGACATGACATTCTGGAGATCAAGAGAGTGGAACGATTGCTGAGTGGCAAATTGTCCGAAGCTTTTATGATAAAAGTACTAACGACTAAAGAATGTGAGCTAGCCAGAAATAGAGGCGCGAATAAGGCTGAATTTGTTGCCGGACGATTTGCTGCTAAGGAAGCGATCACCAAAGCCTTTGGTTGTGGCATAGGTGCAATTATAGGATTTCATGATATCGAAATATTACCAGATGCCTGGGGGAAACCTTGGGTGCAATTAAGTGAAGAGGCTTGGGAAAGGCTAGATCTATCAGGTCAAATTGTTGATTATGCTATTCATCTGAGTATTTCCCATCAGCGGGAGATGGCGTCTACATATGCCATCGTAGAGCAACTAACGTAA
- the mutY gene encoding A/G-specific adenine glycosylase yields the protein MSNEQQRYFSEHLLEWYFKNQRDLPWRRHRNPYYIWVSEIMLQQTRVDTVIPYFNRFIEKFPTIEDLADAPEQDVLKSWEGLGYYSRARNLQYAAKQVKDLHGGQVPDDKEAVFALKGVGPYTAGAILSIAFNRPEPAVDGNVMRVLSRYFLIEEDIMKSSTRVAMEKLVVELIPEGQATYFNQALMELGALVCTPKSPHCLTCPVMVHCEGRIEGKEAELPIKTKSKPPRPEQRIVGLIEGEGIHAGRILIRQRADSGLLAKMWELPHFLSPVTRGGRMLDDTAQDLLKGTLKDEGISAKPVQHFMDAEHIFSHIRWSLQVYRCLEDDVSYVAEQAVSYGDEEESKEEVYAEYRWISEQDMELYAFPNVFLKIIHAYYEEQRNRVV from the coding sequence ATGTCGAATGAGCAACAACGTTATTTCAGTGAACATTTGCTGGAATGGTATTTTAAGAATCAACGGGACTTGCCTTGGAGACGCCATCGTAATCCTTATTATATTTGGGTATCAGAGATTATGTTGCAACAGACACGTGTGGATACGGTCATTCCGTACTTTAATCGATTTATAGAGAAATTTCCGACGATTGAAGATTTAGCGGATGCTCCTGAGCAAGATGTACTAAAGAGTTGGGAGGGACTAGGCTACTACTCTCGTGCCCGTAATTTGCAGTATGCTGCTAAGCAAGTGAAGGATTTACATGGTGGACAAGTACCTGATGACAAGGAAGCCGTGTTTGCGCTTAAAGGTGTGGGACCCTACACGGCAGGAGCGATTCTTAGCATCGCTTTTAACAGGCCTGAGCCAGCCGTAGACGGGAATGTAATGAGAGTTCTCTCTAGGTACTTCCTAATCGAAGAAGACATCATGAAGAGCAGTACGCGTGTCGCTATGGAGAAGCTAGTCGTGGAATTGATTCCTGAGGGACAAGCTACCTACTTCAACCAGGCACTCATGGAACTTGGGGCTTTGGTCTGTACGCCTAAGTCTCCCCACTGCTTAACATGTCCTGTCATGGTGCACTGCGAGGGACGAATAGAGGGCAAAGAGGCAGAGCTTCCTATTAAGACGAAGAGTAAGCCACCGCGTCCTGAACAAAGAATTGTTGGACTCATTGAAGGCGAAGGTATTCATGCAGGCAGAATACTCATTCGTCAGCGGGCAGACAGTGGACTGCTTGCTAAGATGTGGGAACTTCCACACTTCTTGTCGCCTGTGACTCGAGGCGGAAGGATGCTAGACGATACTGCCCAAGATTTATTGAAGGGAACTTTGAAGGATGAAGGAATATCTGCAAAGCCTGTACAGCATTTCATGGATGCAGAACATATTTTTAGCCACATCCGTTGGAGTCTTCAGGTATACCGTTGTCTAGAAGATGATGTGTCATATGTGGCAGAACAAGCTGTGAGTTATGGGGATGAAGAAGAGAGTAAAGAAGAGGTCTACGCAGAATATAGATGGATTAGCGAACAGGATATGGAACTGTATGCATTTCCAAATGTATTTCTAAAAATTATTCATGCATATTATGAAGAACAACGTAATCGTGTCGTGTAA
- a CDS encoding MarR family winged helix-turn-helix transcriptional regulator — protein MIQIQEMDTQLSLHLYRVFAKSFKSVNEHTVTGSKIEGFNPTAFAVMEVLYYKGPQPIQQIGAKLLLQSGNVTYVIDKLEERGFLFRKPCPTDRRVIFAELTHEGEQLMNELYPKFAERIHRALSGLNTEEKDQMISLLKKMGLQAERLSPSMRK, from the coding sequence ATGATTCAGATCCAAGAAATGGATACCCAATTGTCGCTGCATTTGTACCGTGTATTTGCTAAGTCATTCAAGAGTGTAAACGAACACACCGTAACAGGTAGTAAAATTGAAGGCTTTAACCCCACCGCCTTTGCCGTGATGGAGGTTCTTTATTATAAAGGACCACAACCGATTCAACAGATCGGTGCCAAACTATTGCTACAAAGCGGAAATGTCACGTACGTTATCGATAAGCTAGAAGAACGTGGTTTCCTATTTCGCAAGCCTTGCCCTACCGATCGCCGCGTTATATTCGCAGAACTTACGCATGAAGGTGAACAACTTATGAATGAGTTGTATCCTAAATTTGCCGAAAGAATCCACCGAGCGTTGAGTGGGCTAAATACTGAAGAGAAAGATCAGATGATTTCACTTCTGAAAAAAATGGGACTTCAAGCAGAACGCTTATCTCCCTCCATGCGAAAGTAA